GCACGAGGCTGAGTTGTTGTGTTGGAGAATGGAAGATCTAATGGCATTACCACACATTGCTGAGGTGTACGATTACTACGGTTACCAAACATAGATGGGCGATTTATCCCACGTGTCAAATCAATACTATTTGATCGTGAATCTAGATCACCACTGTCATAAGGTTGATCAGTATTCATATGATCTTGAACAAAATCTGGTAAGGTAGATGTCTCTGTTACTGGCCTCACTGGTTGTGATACACTAGGCACTACTTCAACTTTGGGTTTTGATGTTTGATTGTGTCCATTGTTgcataaaaaatgtctaaaggaTAAAAGATTATCTTCACGTTTGATACTGCAAGCAGTAGCTTCTCCAGAatctattaacaaataatttttatttaaatttacattcaagaattaaatacatttttagctaATATAaagaaactttaaaaaaaaaaaaattattatctgcttcacaatatattatttataaatgtacacaaCTAAAAAGCTAACAATAATCAATGATTACGTCAAACACAAGGcttttcaaaaattctatCTATTTTCACGTTGACTGTCATGCGGCCGCTGGCAgccacaaaaatatttatcatgggTACGCCATGAACATTTTTCAGtgtcattataaatttgtattcggATATATACAgctgattttgaaaaaaaattaaaaatacaaaaaaaaaatgttaaaattatgttcattacatcaaaaaattgcaattatttCCGCTACGCCACAGTGCATTTTCTAGATCATTATTGTAGCGCCatgaaaaaagttaataatataaatctaaattaatttatggcaGCCCGCGGCCGTATGGCCTCCTACAAATGATATGGTGCGGCAGCCggcaatctaaaaattatcaatacctaatcatttttatatgaacACTGGCAGCCGCATAGCAGTCAACgtgatatgattaaaaaacaaataatttattaattttcactagagaaaaaataattctatttgaaatgtgaaaaaatttttttaggagttcaaaaaattacaaaatcttCATTATAATTGAtggattaatttaatgttttaatgtaataaaataagtatatgatttaaatatttaattaataaaaataaaataaataatttttaattaactgttataacttaaaaatattaactacctTGCATTGAGGGctgttgataataaattaacaataaaagatctgtaagtaaaaaattgtgtCAACCTACAGTTAAATTAAGTGAAAGGTGAAAGGACCAAAGAATGCAGTACCACAATGCAACATTCCAATAACTGTgcattttcaattatacattatatttaaagtaggtCCTATCCaagatttaacattttatgtatcatgataagtaatattaagtataagtaaaaaatgaaatacctaacaatttaatgataagtAATTATTCTACTTAActacgtattaaaatatttttaaataaactatggtttaaaataactaaaagattaacttaaattattcctGATAtgataagatatatttttcagccaataaattgaaatttagaaTGACttcataaaatagattttttatgacaatttGAATTGAAATACAATTCAAGAGTTTAAGTTTAACATACAAGTTaccaattaaacattttactgtGAGAGATACATAAGCAATACACGAATATGTATACTCACCATTTACATTCAAAGTATTGTCATGACGTCTGCTATCCGTATGAGTACCCAGACCGATGTCCAATTGACATGGAGGAGTATTCTCATTACCgtttactaataaattgtCTGATTGTCTGTCACTATCATCTTCATTACTTGGTGGATTAGCCACAGCATTGTCGGCATCATTTAATGTACTCTTGTCTTCTTCTTCAGACATTGTGTAAAgatatcatatatacatatataaatacgaatatGTTATAAAGCTCGATGgttattttatgaatcaaGAAATGATCAGTTGTCTCCACATGGCACTGCCTAACTGTTGATGTGAATACtacgaaaattatttcaataaaaattttatttataagaaaacagGTCAAAATACTTTACAAACTGTAACAGGAggcaaatttttaattctttgatagttaatgtttaatgatttaatctatttatttttttttcaaaattatttgcaaaatgtaaatgtaatagCGACACATttgacaaaacaaaattaaagagTAGGGGTTATAGTGATAATGGATCCAGTGTTTCCCACTGCACagtattaaattcttatttctCACTCGTGATCACccgaaaataagaaaaatattgaaataattatgttaaaataatatgttactatattaggtatgatataataataataaaataatataatattatattttgtttatttatgcgTAACTGTGTAAATCTTATGACgtacacaaaacaaaattaaactattaagctAATATCAAATTAGTAGAGGTAGGTAACCTGtataaaagtgaaaaattattataactacaaaAGACATAAAGtggctatgtataatattttagtttttagtttttaccaatctataggtacatacttatttattttaaattaaaccagTGGAATTTGGTTCGTCTTGTTTGTGATAGCCGATAGGACCTATAAATCGTCGTTTcgatgtttaatgttttacattatatatagaaactaaaaatcatattaaacacatttttcaaggtaggtatattataaaatattcatagtaaatgtccattttatttatctaatatcaatacaaattatttatcaaattatccatttatattatatataaatgtctaCTGGAAACCCTATTAATAACTTTGACTTGTTTAATACAACcctaaaaaagttaaataattattttttagattaatacctaatagttaaatttataatattaataatttctttatcaTTTACCGATTTATACctcttattatctattattgtattactattaagtataaatattttatgtaacataTTTACACATGtactgttattgttatattatgtttgaaaatttgaaataggAATTTTATTCcgtaaataaactattattattattattattatataatttgtatgaatagtaaatactgtcataaacttatattttttctacgcGTACCTATAGGCTACAGCTCCTAATAATAACCCActacaaactataatatacaacattgaaaaaaggtatttaaaaaaaaaaacgcgacgtgggtatgattttatttttgcacccTTTCCTAATTTTCTGtcgtacctacttattttattttccatactataaaaatgtattgcaatCATACTGTCCATCATGACGTCGTGCATttataatgagtaatgactaatGGAGTTATGTCTGAGTATGACTGTAGTCTGCAGataggtataaactataagtattaaaatgaaacattcaaatgtatacaaataccgTTTTGTGATTTGTACATGGAATAagagtatgtataataacacgAGGTTTGAGTTTAtgactgtatatataaattgtctacaaaataatacaatataaatttaattcaataaaatattattttgtacctacTATTACCCTAGgtgtaatgtaattttaaacaccAGCCGGTCATTACAACTAATGGGTATGTAAATTGCGGTCACTGGTCATAAGCAATTGTTTTTCAGCACCGTAACATGTGTACCAGCGTCCAGTagcaaatgtttatattgttatgtataggTGATAATATTAGTGCCTATATACATATCACAGTTACTATCTacctattagttttataaatatgcatttattagcTGATTTTGCATTTTGAACAAAGCCGATGGAATTTCTATAACGGCTCGCCTATAGTGACAATAtgcgtacaaaaaaaaaaaacaataccaaaggtacataacaatataacatctAGTTTAAACCTAATCTATAcccaatttaaactattaaataatcatttacgcCGATTAATTGTATGTCCTTCATATCAGTCATTGtattgaacataaaaaatatacattataatattgcataatgcatatagccgcataggtatatataggaATTTAGGATATATCAATACTATAACAGTGGTCCTTAAACTTTTGTAAAACACCGATCCCTTATGAGACTTTTAAAAATCACGGACCCTTTACCAATTCTCTTTCAAAtgcctttttttttacaaaatatctcGAAGAATGGAGTTATCAAAATACCGTAAAGGTCAAAGTTACTccgaaaaaattaagtaatccAAATTCAATCTTAAAAACAGTGGTTCttatttaagacatttttattttactgcacatacataaacaaaaatagttaaaagttgaaatttatttaaaacacatgtatttatatatcctGTATAAGCTGTATGCCAGTGGCAAATCCAGAGGGGGGCAATTGGGGCGATCCCCCCCCGTTCtctcaaaaaaaatagtttaatttttagttttttccctgattttagtttttgacgtAATTATACTTCAAGGGTAACACAATtatagtgatttatttttttatttctattatctactataaaaaatattttttttgttctgtacGAGACTGTGGAAAGTAacatatgtatgtacctaaataaatactttatcaaaatGAATGTGTGCCCTTTAAAAACCACCCCCCTCCTATCTTGGTCTGAATCCGCCCCTGCTGTATGCagtaaaaaacatacaaatcaaATTCAAGGTTATGTGTTCGAAATATTTcctattacttttaaaattgaacagacggtctataattaatagtttaggTATACCACGAATGTGATCCtcgcataaaaatattaagtatagaaaaatatccAATTCTGCCACCTGAGAACCTAAcacttaagttatttttataacagtaaAACAGCATATttgtaagtaggtatattgtaatgtattaaaatatttataatatctacaaaattaaatgttcgtatgaaataatactatggatatgttttatgaataaatgcaCTCGTACCTATATAGTCTCTAAAGACCTAGAGGTAAACGATTATATGTAGTACAAAATAGTTgagtattacttattactgaGTCCTATCATAAGTTATTGcactaataaacataaaattgattGTGATAATccgataaacaat
This sequence is a window from Rhopalosiphum maidis isolate BTI-1 chromosome 1, ASM367621v3, whole genome shotgun sequence. Protein-coding genes within it:
- the LOC113556404 gene encoding uncharacterized protein LOC113556404 isoform X2, encoding MSEEEDKSTLNDADNAVANPPSNEDDSDRQSDNLLVNGNENTPPCQLDIGLGTHTDSRRHDNTLNVNDSGEATACSIKREDNLLSFRHFLCNNGHNQTSKPKVEVVPSVSQPVRPVTETSTLPDFVQDHMNTDQPYDSGDLDSRSNSIDLTRGINRPSMFGNRSNRTPQQCVVMPLDLPFSNTTTQPRATTPTTTNSLPDFLSDGPIGVPVVHPVTRNEQPTDRNRISITINPQRGATPINQNYTRHSEVVDARVARLEATEQDLRTTILNLNNMLQQTLIRAQRAEDQVRSLRTLLRAREQGLNPGNLSTIPSTISVAEQIRHGTRNAEIMLNLLRDNYQDLNNVAARLEQQDTIQTSNTQLSVDPSDTTDNNVT